In Tenuifilum sp. 4138str, a single window of DNA contains:
- the hisD gene encoding histidinol dehydrogenase, giving the protein MVTITDKTNINYSELLKRPVEYNPEIRVSVQEIIEKVRVQGDSALRLLTKKFDGIDIDRFEVDEQTIASSQNQVGENLKAAIEIAARNIERFHSAQKVSDVEVATMPGVSCKLVYRLLERVGLYVPGGTAPLISTVLMLGVPAKVAGCKELIVCTPPPVNPIILYACSLVGAKVFTVGGAQAIAAMAFGTETIPRVDKIFGPGNNYVTEAKMQVSAMGIPIDIPAGPSELLVIADESAIPQFVAADLLSQAEHGADSQVVLISNCNSIINETLDEINKQVKNLPRMNIALKALENSYAIKVETVERAIEISNTYAPEHLILAVASPEKYETMIKNAGSVFMGNYTPESAGDYASGTNHTLPTSGFARSWGGVNLLSFTKTITYQSITPEGIQELGNCIVELANAERLTAHANAVKLRMEKLSNQS; this is encoded by the coding sequence ATGGTTACAATTACTGATAAAACCAACATTAACTACTCCGAGCTACTTAAGCGACCGGTTGAGTATAACCCTGAGATAAGAGTTTCTGTTCAGGAAATTATTGAAAAGGTCAGGGTTCAGGGCGATTCTGCCCTACGGTTGCTAACCAAAAAGTTTGATGGTATCGATATCGATAGGTTTGAGGTTGATGAACAAACCATCGCTAGTAGTCAAAATCAGGTTGGGGAAAATCTTAAAGCTGCAATTGAAATAGCCGCAAGGAACATTGAAAGGTTTCACTCAGCCCAAAAAGTAAGCGACGTTGAAGTGGCTACTATGCCTGGTGTAAGTTGCAAACTTGTTTACCGACTCCTGGAACGCGTAGGGCTGTATGTTCCGGGTGGAACAGCCCCACTAATATCGACAGTGCTTATGCTTGGCGTCCCTGCAAAGGTAGCCGGATGCAAAGAGCTTATTGTTTGCACTCCTCCGCCAGTAAACCCAATAATTCTTTATGCTTGCAGCTTAGTTGGAGCAAAGGTATTCACGGTTGGTGGTGCACAAGCCATTGCTGCCATGGCATTTGGAACGGAAACCATTCCCAGGGTTGATAAAATTTTTGGGCCAGGGAATAACTATGTAACCGAAGCAAAAATGCAGGTTTCTGCCATGGGAATTCCTATTGATATACCTGCCGGGCCATCGGAGTTACTTGTAATAGCCGACGAAAGCGCCATTCCACAATTTGTTGCTGCCGACCTCCTATCGCAAGCAGAACATGGGGCCGATAGCCAGGTTGTGCTAATAAGCAACTGCAACTCAATCATTAACGAAACTTTAGATGAGATTAACAAACAGGTTAAAAATCTACCTAGAATGAACATAGCGCTAAAAGCGCTTGAAAACAGCTATGCCATTAAGGTGGAAACAGTTGAACGAGCAATTGAAATAAGCAACACCTATGCCCCGGAACACCTGATACTTGCAGTTGCAAGTCCTGAAAAATATGAGACAATGATAAAGAATGCGGGTTCGGTTTTCATGGGGAATTACACACCCGAATCGGCAGGCGATTACGCAAGTGGAACCAATCATACACTTCCTACAAGCGGATTTGCAAGGAGTTGGGGTGGCGTAAACCTGCTTTCGTTCACAAAAACCATTACTTACCAGTCAATTACCCCTGAAGGGATTCAGGAACTTGGTAATTGCATAGTTGAGTTAGCCAACGCTGAACGATTGACAGCCCACGCCAATGCAGTGAAGCTAAGAATGGAAAAACTAAGTAATCAAAGTTAA
- the hisG gene encoding ATP phosphoribosyltransferase: MNTKITLAIQKSGRLNEGTIELLNRCGIKISNGNNHLKALAEGFPMEVLLLRDDDIPQYVADGVADIGILGYNEVLEKGKDIEVIRELGFSRCRLSIAVPRDVNYSGRQWLSGKRIATSYPEILKKFLNQNAIDADIHTISGSVEITPGIGMADAIFEIVSSGGTLLSNNLKEVDVIMKSEAVLVANKNLDEQKSELLKKLEFRIEAVRKAQRNKYILLNAPKDKLNQIISLIPGMKSPTVLPLAIEGWCSLHSVVNEDDFWEVIGRLKDAGAEGILVVPIEKMVI; the protein is encoded by the coding sequence ATGAACACAAAAATTACCCTGGCCATCCAAAAAAGCGGCCGATTAAACGAAGGAACCATTGAGTTACTGAACCGATGCGGAATAAAAATTTCAAACGGAAACAATCATCTTAAAGCGTTGGCTGAGGGTTTCCCAATGGAAGTACTACTGCTCAGGGATGACGATATTCCGCAATACGTTGCCGATGGGGTTGCCGATATAGGCATTCTTGGATACAACGAGGTTCTTGAGAAAGGGAAAGATATCGAGGTTATCCGTGAACTGGGCTTTTCCAGATGCCGGCTTTCCATTGCTGTTCCCCGCGATGTAAACTATAGTGGCAGGCAATGGCTATCGGGAAAGCGGATAGCAACATCGTATCCTGAAATCCTTAAAAAATTCCTGAACCAAAACGCAATCGATGCTGATATTCACACCATTAGCGGTTCAGTAGAAATAACGCCTGGAATTGGTATGGCCGATGCCATTTTCGAAATTGTAAGTAGCGGAGGAACATTGCTTAGCAACAACCTCAAAGAGGTTGATGTTATAATGAAAAGCGAGGCTGTTCTTGTTGCCAATAAGAACTTAGATGAGCAAAAGAGCGAACTCCTTAAAAAGCTTGAGTTCCGGATTGAGGCTGTTCGTAAAGCACAGCGCAACAAGTACATACTACTAAATGCTCCAAAGGATAAGCTGAACCAAATCATTAGCCTGATACCTGGGATGAAAAGCCCAACCGTTTTACCATTGGCTATCGAGGGGTGGTGCTCACTTCACTCGGTAGTCAACGAGGATGATTTTTGGGAAGTTATTGGTAGGCTGAAAGATGCTGGTGCCGAGGGAATACTTGTAGTGCCTATAGAAAAAATGGTTATTTAA
- a CDS encoding TonB-dependent receptor plug domain-containing protein yields the protein MYFRVGVILFALAISGITAVRAQMCLEDTIRVEEVTIYSTYRQLHTIGTNTIKIDTLRLTNFEGKSLTELLQSTGVNIRSYGVGGLATIAVRGGGSSHTAVVWNGINLQSPLNGGVNLSQFPVSLFSSVSVQHGGNGTVYGSGAVSGIVILENGGLLLQPNGVRTGFIYGSGNTRGANASVKIGNSKSALSLKYSGLFADNDFEFINTYKFGNPRERITNAQAAQHGILTDAVLRFGNNALWNISGWFTHNDKNVQTLMSSSQISQANQLDNNFAVSSNLTGDLPFFSLKLRNAFINGDNHFTDPAAGISSLNTYKQLVNEIELKKTMLKHQELVVGLGYSVDIALSQSYTENALRNRISAYSSLVSHLLGSRIKLVLSLRDELVDGSLIPLVASSGLEYKATKSLMLRASAASSYRLPTLNDLYWSSTTYAVGNPNLEPEYGWNTDLGFDYTIIQNAINLKFSGSYFISRLNRWIVWLPDAQDNNRWKPSNIRTSKSEGFESFISLGVKLKPISIMSDLSYTLTNSKIYDSGSYNGKPMIYIPRHKVGASISIIYGQFNFGYNHSFTSERYTDELNTLPLYNLGDIYMGYSCKAWGSAFMFGVGVNNVWNEQYQLMRNYAMPLRNYFIRLNIDFQSKSTK from the coding sequence ATGTATTTTAGAGTCGGTGTAATTTTATTCGCTCTTGCCATTTCGGGCATTACTGCTGTCAGAGCACAAATGTGTCTTGAGGATACAATACGTGTGGAGGAGGTTACTATTTACTCAACTTACCGCCAACTCCATACAATTGGGACAAACACAATAAAAATTGACACTTTAAGGTTGACGAATTTTGAAGGCAAAAGCCTTACCGAGTTACTTCAATCCACTGGGGTAAATATTCGTTCATATGGAGTTGGTGGACTTGCCACAATTGCTGTTAGGGGTGGGGGATCATCGCATACCGCTGTGGTTTGGAACGGAATAAACCTGCAAAGCCCCTTGAATGGAGGAGTAAACCTTTCGCAATTCCCGGTTAGCCTGTTTAGCTCGGTTTCAGTTCAGCATGGTGGCAACGGAACAGTTTATGGCAGTGGTGCAGTATCGGGGATTGTGATTCTTGAAAATGGGGGCCTACTGCTTCAGCCAAACGGAGTAAGGACTGGCTTTATCTATGGAAGCGGAAATACAAGGGGTGCTAATGCTTCAGTAAAGATAGGTAATTCAAAAAGTGCATTATCCTTGAAGTATAGTGGATTGTTTGCTGATAACGATTTTGAATTCATCAATACCTACAAGTTTGGTAACCCACGTGAGCGAATTACCAATGCGCAAGCAGCTCAGCATGGGATATTAACCGATGCTGTATTACGTTTCGGTAATAATGCACTTTGGAACATTTCGGGTTGGTTTACCCATAACGATAAGAATGTCCAAACTTTGATGAGCAGCTCTCAGATTTCCCAGGCAAACCAGCTCGATAATAATTTTGCTGTATCGTCAAACCTGACAGGGGATTTGCCATTTTTTTCTCTCAAACTCAGGAACGCATTCATAAATGGCGATAATCATTTTACCGATCCCGCTGCCGGTATTAGCAGCTTGAACACCTACAAGCAGCTTGTAAACGAGATTGAGCTAAAAAAAACGATGCTTAAGCATCAGGAGTTGGTTGTAGGTTTGGGGTATTCTGTTGATATTGCTTTATCCCAAAGTTACACTGAAAATGCCTTACGGAACCGCATCTCAGCTTACTCCTCACTTGTAAGCCATTTGCTGGGTAGTAGAATTAAACTTGTCCTCTCGCTTCGCGATGAGTTGGTTGATGGTTCGCTTATACCATTGGTTGCTTCAAGTGGACTGGAGTATAAAGCCACAAAAAGTTTGATGCTAAGGGCTTCAGCCGCATCGAGCTACCGTTTGCCAACGCTTAACGACCTTTATTGGTCATCAACCACCTATGCGGTGGGAAACCCCAATTTGGAACCGGAATATGGATGGAATACCGATTTAGGCTTTGATTACACAATTATTCAGAATGCCATAAATCTCAAATTCTCTGGTTCCTATTTTATTAGCAGGTTAAATAGGTGGATAGTTTGGTTACCCGATGCACAGGATAACAATAGGTGGAAACCTAGTAATATTAGAACTAGCAAATCGGAAGGGTTCGAAAGTTTCATAAGTCTTGGAGTCAAGTTGAAGCCAATTTCAATCATGTCCGATTTAAGTTACACTTTAACTAATTCAAAGATATACGACAGCGGGAGCTACAATGGCAAACCCATGATTTACATCCCCAGACATAAAGTTGGAGCATCAATCTCAATTATTTACGGGCAGTTTAATTTTGGGTATAACCATTCCTTCACATCGGAGCGATATACCGATGAGCTAAACACTTTGCCCTTATACAACCTTGGTGATATTTATATGGGGTACTCCTGTAAAGCATGGGGGAGTGCGTTCATGTTTGGGGTAGGTGTTAATAATGTATGGAATGAGCAATACCAGCTCATGCGTAACTATGCCATGCCCCTGCGTAATTACTTTATTCGGTTAAATATCGATTTTCAATCCAAATCAACTAAATAA
- a CDS encoding YncE family protein — MNRKIFNLTIFAFLAFAFFSCEKDDKKPGKFENGAIVLNEGSFMQSNASVSWVSYQSDSVVNNVFENVNARPLGDVLQGGVKANGKIYLVLNNSGKVVIVNSSDFIQTGEVSNLNNPRYAVVVDGKLFVSQWNGWGQKGAVMVYNANGSEKIDSIPVGTGAEGIIYAAGKVWVANSGGYGVDSTVTVINTSTLQVEKTINVGYCPKEFTVDANGKVWVLCSGTTIYDANWNVAGHKPSSLVAINTSTMSVEKSVNLFNDMHPSHIDISVDKQTIYFGGGFGFNGIYDVQIAASSINQTPLVSGYFYGFNVNPINGDIYTLEAPNFTSAGNLKVYNSDGSGPKKTVSVGIGPNGVLFN, encoded by the coding sequence ATGAACAGAAAAATTTTTAACCTAACCATTTTTGCCTTCTTGGCATTTGCATTTTTTTCGTGCGAAAAGGACGACAAAAAGCCCGGGAAGTTTGAAAACGGAGCCATTGTGCTCAACGAAGGGTCATTCATGCAGTCAAATGCTTCGGTGAGCTGGGTTAGCTACCAGTCCGACTCGGTGGTGAATAATGTGTTTGAGAATGTTAATGCTCGTCCATTGGGCGACGTGCTTCAGGGTGGGGTAAAGGCCAATGGAAAAATCTACTTGGTACTAAATAACTCCGGCAAGGTTGTGATTGTTAATAGTTCTGATTTTATTCAAACAGGCGAAGTTAGTAATCTCAATAACCCACGTTATGCCGTGGTGGTCGATGGCAAATTATTTGTTTCGCAATGGAATGGCTGGGGGCAAAAAGGTGCTGTAATGGTATATAACGCCAATGGCTCTGAAAAAATCGATTCAATTCCAGTGGGTACAGGTGCTGAGGGAATCATATATGCAGCCGGTAAGGTATGGGTTGCTAATAGCGGTGGTTATGGTGTAGATTCAACGGTTACAGTAATAAATACTTCAACCCTTCAGGTTGAAAAAACTATAAATGTTGGCTATTGCCCTAAAGAGTTTACCGTTGATGCAAATGGTAAGGTTTGGGTACTTTGCTCAGGTACCACAATTTACGATGCAAACTGGAATGTTGCTGGTCATAAACCATCGTCGCTTGTGGCTATAAACACTTCAACAATGTCAGTGGAGAAGAGTGTCAATTTATTCAACGATATGCATCCATCGCATATCGATATCAGTGTTGATAAGCAAACCATTTACTTTGGTGGAGGTTTTGGGTTTAATGGGATTTACGATGTGCAAATAGCTGCTAGTTCAATTAATCAAACCCCATTGGTTTCAGGTTATTTTTATGGGTTTAATGTAAATCCTATTAACGGTGATATTTATACCCTTGAAGCGCCTAATTTTACCAGTGCAGGTAATTTAAAGGTTTACAATAGCGATGGGAGCGGGCCAAAGAAAACCGTTTCCGTGGGTATTGGTCCAAATGGTGTTCTTTTTAACTAG
- a CDS encoding diphthine--ammonia ligase, with protein sequence MNCLMSWSGGKDSALALYRCINDPNHSIVGLVTTVNSSTNRISMHGVALDVLKYQADAIGIPLHVITLPENCSMDEYESIMGAFMSRMKQDGVEGVVFGDIFLEDIRKYRERQLEGIGITPIFPLWGLTSAEVARQFLDNHFKSIITCVDSDLLDESFVGQFYTSAYIEKLPGGVDPCGENGEFHSFATAGPIFQKPIEVKVISKIRKEYPNPQSGNPKTFWFADIAASK encoded by the coding sequence ATGAATTGTTTAATGAGCTGGAGCGGGGGCAAGGACTCCGCTCTGGCTTTATACCGATGTATAAATGACCCTAATCATAGCATTGTTGGTCTTGTAACCACCGTAAATTCTTCTACAAATAGAATCTCAATGCATGGTGTTGCATTGGACGTGCTGAAATATCAGGCTGATGCAATTGGAATACCGCTTCATGTTATTACCCTCCCTGAGAATTGTAGTATGGATGAATACGAAAGTATTATGGGAGCATTTATGAGCAGAATGAAACAGGATGGGGTTGAAGGGGTCGTATTTGGTGATATTTTCCTTGAGGATATTAGGAAATACCGTGAAAGACAGTTGGAGGGAATTGGTATAACTCCCATTTTTCCACTCTGGGGTCTTACGTCGGCCGAAGTGGCACGCCAATTCCTTGATAACCATTTTAAATCAATAATTACCTGTGTTGATAGCGACCTGCTTGACGAGAGTTTTGTGGGTCAGTTCTATACTTCAGCTTACATTGAAAAACTTCCTGGTGGAGTTGACCCTTGCGGCGAAAATGGCGAGTTTCACAGCTTTGCTACTGCTGGCCCAATATTTCAAAAACCCATTGAGGTAAAAGTAATTAGCAAAATAAGAAAGGAATACCCCAATCCCCAGAGCGGAAATCCTAAAACTTTTTGGTTTGCCGATATTGCAGCTAGTAAATAA
- a CDS encoding DUF4384 domain-containing protein produces MKKILLILLLPIGLFANAQEITKVENAVGRQVIAGSISEDEARAKAIAQAKVDALRKAGVTEHIQSYEMLYKSEIGNKFDEVFMSDMFSEIRGAVKKYEIVKIDKGIDEFKNFYVEAIIDAEVIQYTTAKDPAFQVSIDGIKQGYQSGERMRYAVTPTQDCYLNIFNLYENNASLIYPNQFEKSRLFKAGEKVTFPLSELIDGYTLEKSAKEPETNKLVFVFTKDNIPYIKYKLNQEGDQLTTFEDISAWLFSISPDRRVNYFIQFVIY; encoded by the coding sequence ATGAAAAAAATCTTATTAATTCTCCTGCTTCCAATTGGGCTATTTGCAAACGCCCAGGAAATAACCAAAGTTGAAAATGCAGTGGGCCGACAGGTAATAGCAGGAAGTATTAGCGAAGATGAAGCTCGTGCCAAGGCAATTGCCCAAGCAAAAGTTGACGCTCTCAGGAAAGCCGGAGTAACCGAGCATATCCAATCGTATGAAATGCTTTACAAGAGCGAGATTGGGAATAAGTTTGATGAGGTTTTCATGAGCGATATGTTCTCTGAAATCCGGGGTGCAGTTAAAAAATACGAGATAGTAAAAATTGACAAAGGGATTGATGAGTTTAAGAATTTTTACGTTGAAGCTATAATTGACGCTGAGGTTATACAGTACACAACAGCTAAAGACCCTGCATTCCAGGTAAGCATCGATGGAATTAAGCAGGGTTACCAAAGCGGCGAACGTATGCGTTACGCGGTTACACCAACCCAGGATTGCTACCTGAATATTTTTAACCTTTACGAGAACAACGCTTCGCTTATTTATCCCAACCAGTTTGAGAAAAGCAGGCTATTTAAAGCGGGCGAAAAGGTCACCTTTCCTCTTAGCGAGCTTATTGATGGCTATACCCTTGAAAAGAGCGCAAAAGAGCCAGAAACGAATAAACTGGTTTTTGTGTTCACAAAAGATAACATACCATACATTAAGTATAAGTTGAACCAGGAAGGCGACCAGCTCACTACCTTTGAGGATATTTCGGCATGGTTATTCAGCATATCGCCCGATAGACGGGTTAACTACTTTATTCAATTCGTTATTTACTAG
- the trpB gene encoding tryptophan synthase subunit beta: METTISNIQHEFVQPLSNMLKYNGRYGEYGGAYVPDVLAKPLERLANEFDRLTKDPSFQKEFVHLLKHYVGRPSPLYRAKRLSEQVGSTIYLKREDLNHTGAHKINNTIGQVLVAKHMGATEIIAETGAGQHGVATATAAALMGIPCKVFMGAKDAERQALNVRRMKLLGAEVVTTTMGTATLKDAVDAALMYYIEHPESFYLLGSQVGPHPYPRMVGYFQSVIGNEAREQILMQEGRLPNAIFACVGGGSNAIGLFSGFLDDVEVEIYGAEGGGEAIPGNTAATLTFGKPTVFQGTLSYCLVDDNGNPCESHSVAAGLDYPGISPQHAYLKDTSRAKYFAVTDTEAIKAFEMLSQLEGIIPAIESSHAVALAAKMLKNKNQLAIVNLSGRGDKDVEREF; encoded by the coding sequence ATGGAAACAACAATTTCAAACATACAGCATGAATTTGTTCAGCCTTTAAGTAACATGTTAAAGTATAATGGCCGCTATGGCGAATATGGCGGAGCTTACGTTCCCGATGTTTTGGCAAAGCCACTGGAACGCTTGGCCAACGAGTTTGATAGGCTTACTAAGGATCCTAGTTTTCAGAAAGAGTTTGTACATCTACTCAAGCACTATGTAGGAAGACCCTCGCCCCTATACAGGGCAAAAAGGCTATCGGAACAAGTAGGATCGACCATTTATCTTAAACGCGAAGATTTAAACCATACCGGCGCTCATAAAATTAACAACACCATTGGACAAGTACTGGTTGCAAAGCACATGGGTGCAACGGAAATAATTGCTGAAACCGGTGCCGGGCAACACGGTGTGGCAACCGCCACTGCCGCTGCCCTTATGGGAATTCCTTGCAAGGTATTTATGGGAGCAAAGGATGCCGAGCGACAAGCGCTAAATGTGCGACGAATGAAACTTTTAGGAGCCGAGGTGGTAACAACTACAATGGGAACAGCAACTCTAAAGGATGCTGTTGACGCAGCCTTGATGTACTATATAGAACATCCCGAATCGTTTTACCTTTTAGGCTCACAGGTTGGGCCTCATCCCTACCCCAGAATGGTGGGTTACTTTCAAAGCGTTATTGGGAACGAAGCTCGTGAACAGATACTTATGCAGGAGGGGCGTTTGCCCAACGCAATTTTTGCTTGCGTTGGTGGTGGCTCCAACGCTATTGGTCTTTTCTCTGGTTTTCTGGACGATGTAGAGGTTGAAATATATGGTGCAGAAGGCGGTGGCGAAGCCATTCCCGGTAATACAGCAGCTACTCTTACATTTGGTAAACCAACAGTATTCCAGGGAACGCTATCCTACTGCCTGGTTGACGACAACGGAAACCCGTGCGAGTCGCACTCTGTAGCTGCTGGGTTAGACTATCCTGGCATCAGCCCGCAGCACGCTTACCTTAAGGATACCAGTAGAGCCAAGTATTTTGCAGTTACCGATACCGAAGCCATTAAAGCTTTTGAAATGCTCTCGCAGCTGGAGGGAATAATCCCTGCCATTGAATCGAGCCATGCGGTTGCGTTGGCAGCCAAAATGCTAAAAAACAAGAACCAGCTTGCCATTGTCAATCTTTCCGGACGTGGCGATAAGGATGTGGAAAGAGAGTTTTGA
- a CDS encoding YciI family protein, translated as MKKILIALTLFVAGTNLLLAQNINYDPELAKKLNADEYGMRLYTFVLLKSGDKQNLPKSETDSIFRGHMNNIVRLENEGKLFVAGPFGANPYGYRGLFIFYETDIKKVEEMVNTDPAVSSGILKPEIFNWYGSAALPIYLDYHNKIWNKMP; from the coding sequence ATGAAAAAGATATTGATTGCATTAACACTATTTGTTGCAGGCACAAACCTTTTGCTTGCACAAAACATTAATTACGATCCAGAGCTTGCAAAAAAACTAAATGCCGATGAATACGGTATGCGGTTATACACATTCGTTTTACTAAAATCGGGCGATAAGCAAAACCTTCCAAAAAGTGAAACAGACAGTATTTTTAGAGGTCATATGAACAACATTGTCCGTTTAGAAAACGAAGGTAAACTGTTTGTTGCAGGACCGTTTGGAGCAAACCCTTATGGTTACAGGGGATTATTCATTTTCTACGAAACTGACATTAAGAAAGTGGAAGAAATGGTTAATACCGATCCAGCAGTAAGTTCAGGAATCCTAAAACCCGAAATTTTTAACTGGTACGGTTCGGCTGCATTGCCCATTTACCTTGATTATCACAATAAAATATGGAACAAAATGCCATAG
- a CDS encoding tetratricopeptide repeat protein has protein sequence MKRITFCIGLSVMSLLGYGQIGNQILTSIALGKYSDALEQINELPSSPELIQFKAIAFEGLSMWDSAVVYYSKLTNIDTQLAKKGLARCYESVGNSSKAIDLYKQILADDSLNASIIIRYANLLRSSSLHKQALEQFLKLIELDSTSAKYWEMLGDQYKAMNMTVESTTAYNKAYLLNSKNLFVASKYFAQLIKSNVPLQYVYENILDAYQVDSTYMPILMLKGKVESDMKKYSQAEITFARIASLGDSSFFTLKNLAIAKHSKGSYLEAENLFKKAYEMDSTDFLLNFVYAKTLQNVGERNLALDIISNTIKLLYPPDELVASFYELAGDIYNSGNKIDLAVENYQMALEKDKKNELKYLNKIIWCKIYDKKFRDAEYLVHKYDSIAQEKYADDSIQLKNEQRKTGFYKDLLKKEFFFMDDLKNGKFLVY, from the coding sequence ATGAAAAGAATTACATTTTGCATAGGATTAAGCGTAATGTCATTACTAGGCTATGGTCAAATTGGCAACCAAATCCTAACAAGTATTGCATTAGGTAAGTATTCCGATGCTCTTGAACAAATTAATGAGTTGCCTTCATCACCTGAGTTAATCCAATTCAAGGCAATAGCTTTTGAGGGATTAAGCATGTGGGATAGCGCGGTGGTTTACTATTCAAAACTTACAAATATCGACACTCAGCTTGCGAAGAAAGGGTTAGCCAGGTGTTACGAGAGTGTTGGTAATTCATCCAAAGCCATTGACCTTTACAAACAAATACTAGCAGATGATTCCTTGAATGCTAGCATAATAATCAGATATGCAAATCTGCTCAGGAGTAGTTCATTGCATAAACAGGCCTTGGAACAGTTCCTAAAGCTAATTGAATTGGATTCGACAAGTGCAAAATACTGGGAAATGCTGGGTGACCAGTACAAGGCAATGAACATGACAGTTGAAAGTACGACCGCATACAATAAAGCATATCTGTTAAACTCAAAAAATCTTTTTGTTGCTTCAAAATACTTCGCTCAACTGATTAAAAGTAATGTGCCATTACAGTACGTGTACGAGAATATTCTTGATGCCTATCAGGTTGACTCAACTTATATGCCTATTCTTATGCTAAAGGGGAAGGTTGAATCGGATATGAAAAAGTATAGTCAGGCCGAAATAACTTTCGCAAGGATTGCTTCGCTTGGCGACTCATCATTCTTTACCTTAAAAAATCTTGCTATTGCCAAGCATAGCAAAGGTTCATATCTGGAAGCAGAAAATCTCTTTAAAAAGGCTTATGAGATGGATAGTACCGACTTTCTTCTAAATTTTGTTTACGCAAAAACATTGCAGAATGTTGGTGAGCGCAACCTGGCTCTGGATATTATAAGTAATACAATTAAGCTTCTTTACCCACCCGATGAGCTGGTAGCATCATTTTATGAGCTAGCAGGAGATATTTACAACTCTGGTAACAAAATTGATTTGGCAGTTGAAAACTATCAAATGGCACTTGAGAAAGATAAAAAAAATGAGCTTAAGTACCTGAATAAGATTATTTGGTGCAAGATTTATGATAAGAAATTCAGAGATGCTGAATACCTTGTACATAAATACGATAGCATTGCCCAGGAAAAATATGCTGATGACAGCATCCAGCTAAAAAACGAACAGAGAAAAACTGGGTTTTATAAAGATTTGCTTAAAAAGGAGTTTTTCTTCATGGATGATTTAAAAAACGGGAAATTCCTTGTTTACTAA
- a CDS encoding thiol-disulfide oxidoreductase DCC family protein, with product MEHLSYIILYDSSCNLCQKSVRFIKRYDKRQLFSFMPFGSNDAGLIVSRYGVNRQYKESVVFVLKGKVYTKSTAALLICWHLSGFWPILSIFLLIPTPIRDFFYDIIARNRYRWFGKCESCVTE from the coding sequence ATGGAGCACCTTTCTTATATAATTCTATACGATTCATCGTGTAATCTATGCCAGAAAAGCGTACGCTTCATAAAGCGTTACGATAAAAGGCAACTATTTAGTTTTATGCCGTTTGGCTCAAATGATGCAGGTCTGATTGTCAGTCGTTATGGGGTTAATAGGCAGTATAAAGAATCAGTGGTTTTCGTTCTAAAGGGAAAAGTTTACACAAAATCAACTGCAGCATTACTGATTTGTTGGCACCTTAGTGGGTTTTGGCCAATACTGTCAATATTCTTGCTGATACCTACTCCAATAAGGGATTTTTTCTATGACATAATAGCTCGTAACCGTTACCGCTGGTTCGGTAAATGTGAAAGCTGCGTTACTGAATAG